One Hordeum vulgare subsp. vulgare chromosome 4H, MorexV3_pseudomolecules_assembly, whole genome shotgun sequence DNA window includes the following coding sequences:
- the LOC123450661 gene encoding ethylene-response factor C3-like: MEQHFIHFGATTSYSTPTPPPEAQASPTFASSTPDYHSSPSAFDMGDTDDMHLLNTLLLQMDASHMPNAHYSFDMDMDMDMEPSSSSTSSSSSSYSYSYSSSDQQQGMPTTTEQSPSKRRASSTQPHPAATKGLIGVRKRPWGKFAAEIRDSTRKGARVWLGTFNTPEAAAMAYDQAAFSVRGAAAILNYPVDRVQESLRTLALRPDTAGGSPVLALKRRHSIRKRSPNKAKKTTAGATILAPTNTKMITTNDVDQAAAASTAGSGVVELEDLGADYLEELLRVSDEPSASSTMVMTGYDHQHHHHVYVDDQSALTNMAPMLFPHC; this comes from the coding sequence ATGGAGCAGCACTTCATCCATTTCGGTGCCACCACAAGCTACAGCACGCCAACGCCTCCCCCTGAAGCTCAAGCTTCACCAACCTTCGCCTCCTCCACCCCAGACTACCACAGCTCCCCGTCGGCCTTCGACATGGGCGACACCGACGACATGCACCTCCTCAACACCCTACTCCTACAGATGGATGCTTCTCACATGCCCAACGCCCATTACTCCTTCGACATGGACATGGACATGGACATGGAGCCATCCTCCTCTTCCACCAGCAGCTCCTCatcctcctactcctactcctactcctcctccgacCAGCAGCAGGGCATGCCAACCACCACGGAGCAGAGCCCCAGCAAGCGTCGTGCCTCCTCCACGCAACCACACCCGGCGGCCACCAAGGGCCTCATCGGCGTGCGGAAGCGGCCGTGGGGCAAGTTCGCCGCGGAGATCAGGGACTCCACCCGCAAGGGCGCCCGCGTCTGGCTCGGCACCTTCAACACCCCCGAGGCGGCCGCCATGGCATACGACCAGGCCGCCTTCTCCGTGCGGGGCGCCGCCGCCATCCTCAACTACCCCGTCGACCGCGTCCAGGAGTCGCTGCGCACCCTCGCGCTCCGTCCAGACACGGCCGGAGGGTCCCCCGTGCTGGCCCTCAAGCGCCGCCACTCCATCCGCAAGCGATCCCCCAACAAGGCCAAGAAGACCACCGCCGGTGCTACCATCCTCGCTCCCACCAACACCAAGATGATCACGACGAACGACGTCGACCAGGCGGCAGCCGCGTCGACGGCGGGCTCTGGCGTGGTGGAGCTTGAGGACCTGGGCGCCGACTACCTGGAGGAGCTGCTCCGGGTGTCCGACGAGCCGTCGGCGTCATCTACCATGGTGATGACAGGGTACGATCACCAACACCATCACCATGTCTATGTGGACGACCAATCGGCGCTCACCAACATGGCGCCGATGCTATTCCCTCATTGCTAG